A genomic region of Anas platyrhynchos isolate ZD024472 breed Pekin duck chromosome 9, IASCAAS_PekinDuck_T2T, whole genome shotgun sequence contains the following coding sequences:
- the LOC101790358 gene encoding glucose-dependent insulinotropic receptor: MVNILYTVLHSLLSCLIPPANLLVIVAVYQLMRKQPGTSYIYILNLATADLLVGVMCICEALDDILDGDFDRSKSFCLLRIAMSMTPCIGSILTLLLISLDRYLAVRLPLSYPTLPKKTPVVLSLIVLWMLSFLFGHLPLIFPSLQQSNYTGYCGLLYAAKSEYLYTICFGIFAPSLLVLVCLHVSVGSIAYLQHKRLQHACAQAGSLRSRLRHFKALRTVLIVIIGFSLSWGPYLVGGTVQAACSSCNLSDTLKDALFLLGETNSLINPLIYALHSKDIRSHLAKLLKCRARHRVKPLASNVRTVGSWDGGWPEAPGS, translated from the coding sequence ATGGTCAACATCCTGTACACGGTGCTGCACTCCCTCCTGAGCTGCCTCATTCCCCCGGCCAACCTGCTGGTGATTGTGGCTGTCTACCAGCTGATGAGGAAGCAGCCAGGCACCAGCTACATCTACATCCTCAACCTGGCCACCGCCGACCTGCTGGTGGGTGTGATGTGCATTTGTGAGGCGCTGGATGACATCCTTGATGGGGACTTCGACCGCAGCAAGTCCTTCTGCCTCCTGCGCATCGCCATGAGCATGACGCCGTGCATCGGCTCCATCCTGACCCTGCTCCTCATCTCTCTGGACAGGTACCTGGCGGTGAGGCTGCCGCTCTCCTACCCCACCCTCCCAAAGAAAACGCCCGTGGTCCTTTCCCTCATTGTCCTCTGGATGCTCTCCTTCCTTTTTGGACACTTGCCTCTGATCTTTCCCTCTCTCCAGCAAAGCAACTACACAGGTTACTGCGGGCTCCTCTATGCAGCCAAGAGCGAGTATCTCTACACGATCTGCTTTGGCATCTTTGCTCCgtccctgctggtgctggtgtgCCTGCACGTCTCGGTGGGCAGCATCGCCTACCTGCAGCACAAGCGGCTGCAGCACGCCTGCGCCCAGGCTGGGAGCCTCCGCTCCCGCCTGCGCCACTTCAAGGCGCTGCGGACCGTGCTCATCGTCATCATCGGCTTCAGCCTCTCCTGGGGGCCGTACCTAGTGGGGGGCACCGTGCAGGccgcctgcagctcctgcaaccTGTCTGACACACTCAAGGACGCCTTATTCCTGCTGGGCGAGACCAACTCCCTCATCAACCCCCTCATCTATGCCCTGCACAGCAAAGACATCAGAAGCCACCTCGCGAAGCTGCTCAAATGCAGGGCAAGGCACCGAGTGAAGCCCCTGGCTTCCAATGTCCGAACCGTGGGGAGCTGGGACGGGGGCTGGCCTGAGGCACCTGGGTCGTGA